One Candidatus Eisenbacteria bacterium DNA window includes the following coding sequences:
- the lexA gene encoding transcriptional repressor LexA: MRVTLRRRRAIAIAGGARGHGGNLMLTPRQYAAYEFIAGFLERWGFAPSYEEIRRHLGLRSLNAVAKLIAQLRRRGALAPSPLNAKRSLTPLAWGRARSGRVGRPVRGAERAAATIPLLGVVAAGEPIEAIENPEPVEVPPSLLGPGERYALRVRGDSMIEDGIHDGDLIVVRRALEADDGRTVVAVVDGEATLKRFYRHGAQVELRAANAALRPMQFPASRVQIRGILIGLLRRYS, translated from the coding sequence TTGCGGGTCACGCTACGGCGCCGCCGCGCCATCGCCATCGCTGGGGGCGCGCGGGGCCACGGGGGAAACCTCATGCTCACGCCGCGCCAGTATGCGGCCTATGAATTCATCGCCGGATTCCTCGAGCGTTGGGGGTTCGCCCCATCCTACGAGGAGATCCGCCGCCATTTAGGGCTTCGATCGCTCAACGCGGTGGCGAAGCTGATCGCGCAGCTCCGCCGCCGGGGCGCTTTGGCTCCCTCTCCCTTGAATGCCAAGCGGAGCCTCACCCCTCTGGCGTGGGGAAGGGCGCGCTCGGGGCGCGTCGGCCGGCCCGTGCGAGGGGCGGAGCGCGCCGCCGCGACAATTCCGCTTCTCGGTGTGGTCGCAGCGGGAGAACCCATCGAGGCGATTGAGAACCCCGAGCCGGTCGAGGTGCCGCCATCCCTCCTGGGTCCCGGGGAGCGCTACGCGCTGCGTGTGCGCGGGGACTCGATGATCGAGGACGGAATCCACGACGGGGATCTCATCGTCGTGCGCCGCGCGCTCGAGGCGGACGACGGCCGCACCGTCGTCGCCGTCGTGGACGGCGAGGCTACGCTCAAGCGCTTCTACCGCCACGGCGCCCAGGTCGAGCTTCGCGCCGCGAACGCCGCGCTTCGGCCGATGCAATTCCCGGCCTCGCGAGTCCAGATCCGCGGCATCCTGATCGGGCTCCTGCGCCGCTATTCCTGA
- a CDS encoding DNA polymerase III subunit alpha, producing the protein MASRFAHLHVHSHYSLMRGADTIEALAQAARGRGMDRFALTDTNALYGFVFYRQICEERGLKPIAGAEVVSASGATPDRAGAAPDRAVLLARGREGYRSLCRVLTARHLDPDFSLARAVRENAASLLLLSGQRSLLSVLRDALPVYAELVPGRDDRGLLRWARGEGIACVATNDVHFVHREGHRLHHTLRAIARNATLDRVPLDDLAEPDRTFLSAEEMEERFPHAPEAIENAGRLAEECAVDWSMGRTVFPSYPLERGDAFEILRARCEAGILHRYGRDPDPAVRARLDRELAVIGDKGFADYFLIVEAITSRTPRICGRGSGAASIVAYLLGITHVDPVRHNLFFERFLSPERKDPPDIDVDFAWDERDQIQLDVLQENGAPVRAAMVANHVGFRSRAAIHEIAKVYGLPEEEIRNVTKRLKHFWGLEDPIERLDGHPRFRDVDFEPPWPEILAQAIALEGHPRHLSVHSGGIVLVPDSLADHVPVEIAPKGVPIVQWEKDQVEDYGLVKMDLLGNRSLAVIRDALLAVARNTGREIDERTWNPIDDPDTRRLVAEGDTLGCFYAESPSMRQLQRKAGVGDFDHLVIHSSIIRPAANRYIREYVRRLQGGAYDPIHPALQHTLDETYGIMVYQEDVTKVSMEMAGFTLAHAEGLRKALGHKRPVKPLRAYQEEFFAGAAERGVDRPVVEQVWEMILSFAGYSFCKPHSASYALVSFRSAWLRAHFPAEFMAAVISNQGGYYSTFAYVSEARRMGLRVLPPDVNASAREYTGRGRELRVGLMQLKGFHAEAAGALLGERARGGPFASFAELRRRVALHLSDAELLVKSGACDSIGEGRTRPELLWELYLGLGANGRPGATGDLFAPEPVNAPHAQAYDRATVLRHEVETLGFLLSAHPLEPFERALKTRGVIRACDLSRHAGQRVRVGGWFVTSKPVQTKDHEPMEFLSFEDTTALYDATLFPGAYRRFCHLLTASRPFVLEGRVEEDMGVCTLVVEGLARL; encoded by the coding sequence ATGGCCTCACGATTCGCCCATCTGCACGTTCATAGCCACTACTCGCTCATGCGAGGTGCCGACACGATCGAAGCGCTCGCCCAGGCGGCGCGCGGGCGCGGCATGGATCGCTTCGCGCTCACCGACACGAACGCGCTCTACGGTTTTGTCTTCTACCGGCAGATCTGCGAGGAGCGGGGCCTCAAGCCGATCGCGGGTGCCGAGGTCGTATCCGCGTCCGGGGCCACCCCCGATCGCGCGGGGGCGGCGCCCGATCGCGCGGTGCTTCTCGCGCGGGGCCGCGAGGGCTACCGCTCACTCTGCCGCGTCCTCACCGCGCGGCATCTCGATCCCGATTTCTCGCTCGCCCGGGCGGTCCGCGAGAACGCAGCATCGCTCCTGCTCCTGAGCGGGCAGCGCAGCCTTCTCTCGGTCTTGCGCGACGCGCTCCCGGTCTACGCGGAGCTCGTCCCGGGACGGGACGACCGCGGGCTCCTCCGCTGGGCCCGCGGCGAGGGGATCGCGTGCGTCGCGACGAACGACGTCCACTTCGTCCACCGCGAGGGACACCGCCTCCACCACACGCTCCGCGCGATCGCGCGGAACGCGACGCTCGACCGCGTCCCGCTCGACGACCTCGCCGAGCCCGATCGCACGTTCCTGAGCGCCGAGGAAATGGAGGAGCGGTTTCCCCACGCGCCCGAGGCGATCGAGAACGCGGGGCGGCTGGCCGAGGAATGCGCGGTCGATTGGTCGATGGGGCGGACCGTTTTCCCGTCCTATCCGCTCGAGCGGGGGGACGCCTTCGAGATCCTCCGCGCGCGCTGCGAGGCGGGGATCCTGCACCGATACGGGCGCGATCCGGACCCCGCGGTCCGCGCCCGCTTGGACCGAGAGCTCGCGGTCATCGGAGACAAGGGTTTCGCGGACTACTTTCTCATCGTGGAAGCGATCACCTCACGCACGCCGCGGATCTGTGGGCGCGGATCGGGCGCCGCGAGCATCGTGGCCTACCTCCTGGGCATCACGCACGTCGATCCCGTGCGCCACAACCTCTTCTTCGAGCGCTTCCTCTCGCCGGAGCGCAAGGACCCGCCCGACATCGACGTCGATTTCGCGTGGGACGAGCGCGATCAGATCCAGCTCGACGTCTTACAGGAAAATGGCGCGCCCGTGCGCGCGGCGATGGTCGCGAACCACGTCGGGTTCCGGTCGAGAGCCGCGATCCACGAAATCGCGAAGGTCTACGGCCTCCCGGAGGAGGAGATCCGCAACGTGACGAAGCGGCTCAAGCATTTCTGGGGGCTCGAGGATCCGATCGAGCGCCTCGACGGCCACCCGCGATTCCGCGACGTGGACTTCGAGCCTCCCTGGCCCGAGATTCTCGCGCAGGCCATCGCGCTGGAGGGCCATCCGCGCCATCTCTCGGTGCACAGTGGGGGGATCGTGCTCGTGCCCGACTCGCTCGCCGACCACGTCCCGGTCGAGATCGCTCCCAAGGGAGTGCCGATCGTCCAATGGGAGAAAGACCAGGTCGAAGACTACGGCCTCGTGAAAATGGACCTCCTGGGGAACCGCTCGCTCGCGGTGATCCGCGACGCGCTCTTGGCCGTGGCCCGCAACACCGGGCGCGAGATCGACGAGCGGACGTGGAACCCGATCGACGATCCCGATACCCGGCGACTCGTCGCGGAGGGGGACACGCTCGGGTGCTTCTATGCGGAATCCCCCTCGATGCGCCAGCTTCAGCGAAAGGCGGGCGTCGGCGACTTCGACCACCTCGTCATCCATTCCTCCATCATCCGCCCCGCCGCGAACCGCTACATCCGGGAGTACGTGAGGCGGCTCCAAGGGGGCGCCTACGACCCGATCCATCCCGCGCTCCAGCATACGCTCGACGAGACCTACGGCATCATGGTGTACCAGGAGGACGTGACCAAGGTCTCCATGGAGATGGCGGGGTTCACGCTCGCCCATGCGGAGGGGTTACGCAAGGCGCTCGGGCACAAGCGGCCCGTGAAGCCGCTCCGCGCCTATCAGGAGGAGTTCTTCGCGGGCGCTGCCGAGCGGGGCGTCGACCGGCCGGTGGTGGAACAGGTTTGGGAGATGATCCTGAGCTTCGCCGGCTATTCCTTTTGCAAGCCGCACAGCGCCTCCTACGCGCTCGTGTCGTTTCGCTCGGCGTGGCTCCGCGCGCACTTCCCTGCGGAGTTCATGGCCGCGGTGATTTCGAATCAGGGTGGCTACTACTCCACGTTCGCCTACGTCTCCGAAGCACGCCGCATGGGCCTCCGCGTCCTTCCACCCGATGTGAACGCGAGCGCGCGCGAGTACACCGGGAGGGGCCGCGAGCTTCGCGTGGGGCTGATGCAGCTCAAAGGATTCCATGCGGAGGCGGCTGGCGCGCTCCTCGGGGAGCGCGCGCGCGGAGGGCCGTTCGCCTCCTTCGCGGAGCTGAGACGCCGCGTCGCCCTGCACCTTTCGGATGCGGAGCTGCTTGTCAAATCGGGGGCGTGTGATTCGATCGGGGAGGGGAGGACGCGGCCGGAGCTTCTGTGGGAGCTTTACCTGGGATTGGGGGCGAACGGACGCCCCGGCGCCACGGGCGACCTCTTCGCGCCCGAGCCGGTGAATGCGCCCCACGCCCAGGCCTACGACCGGGCCACCGTACTCCGGCACGAGGTGGAGACCCTCGGCTTTCTGCTCAGCGCGCACCCGCTCGAGCCCTTCGAGCGCGCCCTCAAGACCCGAGGCGTGATCCGCGCCTGCGACCTCTCCCGCCACGCCGGACAGCGCGTCCGGGTCGGAGGTTGGTTCGTCACATCGAAGCCCGTCCAGACCAAAGACCATGAGCCGATGGAGTTCCTCTCCTTCGAGGACACGACCGCGCTCTACGACGCGACCCTGTTCCCGGGCGCGTACCGGCGCTTCTGCCACCTGCTGACGGCCTCGCGTCCCTTCGTGCTGGAGGGGCGCGTAGAGGAGGACATGGGGGTGTGCACGCTCGTGGTGGAGGGGCTGGCGCGCCTCTGA
- a CDS encoding DUF2330 domain-containing protein, translated as MNRTYLADRIRPTLAGVPFLLLPLLAAAPGALAFCGFYVAQGDAKLYNQSSKVVLVRDGNRTVLTMASDFKGDPKEFAVVIPVPVVLKKEQVHVGENGWVDHLDAYSVPRLVEYWDPNPCPEELRMRGGAQSLIRRKDSSTMQVMAMNALGDVRVEARYKVDEYDILILSADEGRALERWLHQNGYQIPEGASRALRSYIRQGMFFFVAKVDLGEQKRLGYTYLRPIQVAYESPKLMLPLRLGMVNAQGSQEMFVFTLTRAGRMETTNYRTVRLPTGSDVPEFVKPDFPDFYRKLFNKQHEREGGKAVFLEYCWNVAPNAPSCDPCTAPYLTAEELRSLGAFWISTTTPDPGQAVLTRLHLRYDAGHFPEDLQFQVTADRENWQARYVIHHPYRGTDECPQMAAYNRTVWGRRKKEAENYCDLTGARIDDVRDRMGAAADWSTAYETATWWERIWKVMGK; from the coding sequence ATGAATCGGACCTATCTCGCGGATCGAATCCGCCCAACCCTGGCCGGGGTCCCCTTCCTTCTTCTGCCGCTCCTGGCCGCCGCTCCAGGCGCCCTCGCCTTCTGCGGTTTCTACGTCGCCCAGGGCGATGCCAAGCTCTACAACCAATCGTCCAAAGTCGTGCTCGTGCGCGACGGGAACCGGACCGTCCTCACCATGGCGAGCGACTTCAAGGGGGATCCCAAGGAGTTCGCGGTGGTCATCCCGGTGCCGGTCGTGCTCAAGAAGGAGCAGGTCCACGTGGGGGAGAACGGCTGGGTGGATCACCTGGACGCGTATTCCGTGCCGAGGCTGGTGGAGTACTGGGATCCGAATCCGTGTCCGGAGGAACTGCGCATGAGAGGCGGGGCCCAGTCTCTCATCAGAAGGAAGGATTCCTCGACGATGCAGGTCATGGCTATGAATGCATTGGGCGACGTCCGGGTTGAAGCCCGCTACAAGGTCGACGAGTACGACATCCTCATCTTGTCTGCCGACGAGGGACGCGCGCTCGAGCGTTGGTTGCATCAGAATGGCTATCAGATTCCGGAGGGCGCTTCACGGGCCCTCCGGAGCTACATCAGGCAGGGCATGTTCTTCTTCGTGGCCAAGGTGGACTTGGGAGAGCAGAAACGGCTCGGCTACACCTACCTGCGCCCCATCCAGGTGGCGTACGAATCCCCGAAGCTCATGCTGCCGCTGCGCCTCGGGATGGTGAACGCGCAAGGATCGCAAGAGATGTTCGTGTTCACGCTCACACGAGCCGGACGAATGGAGACCACCAACTACCGCACGGTCCGTTTGCCGACCGGAAGCGACGTGCCCGAGTTCGTGAAGCCCGACTTTCCGGACTTCTACCGCAAGCTCTTCAATAAGCAGCACGAGCGTGAGGGCGGAAAGGCAGTGTTTCTCGAATACTGCTGGAACGTCGCCCCGAACGCCCCTTCATGCGATCCATGCACCGCCCCTTATCTCACCGCGGAGGAGCTACGATCGCTGGGAGCGTTTTGGATTTCGACGACCACACCGGATCCCGGGCAGGCGGTCCTGACGAGGCTCCACCTGCGATACGACGCCGGGCACTTCCCGGAAGATCTCCAGTTTCAGGTGACCGCCGACCGGGAAAACTGGCAGGCGCGCTACGTGATCCACCATCCGTATCGAGGAACCGACGAGTGCCCACAGATGGCCGCATACAACCGAACCGTCTGGGGACGCCGCAAGAAGGAAGCGGAAAACTACTGCGATCTCACGGGTGCTCGGATCGACGACGTTCGCGACCGAATGGGGGCCGCCGCGGATTGGTCTACGGCGTACGAAACGGCGACTTGGTGGGAGCGAATTTGGAAGGTCATGGGCAAGTAG
- a CDS encoding DUF2330 domain-containing protein, whose translation MKRLLLSGSLLWIALLWAQPGHSFCGFYVAQGNAKLFNHASKVVMVRDGDRTVLTMANDYSGEPSEFAIVVPVPTVLARGQIHVGDRAVLEHLDAYSAPRLVEYFDPDPCMRYEALESAPMAQGMARKAADAMNSARERSLGVRIEARYTVGEYDILILSAKQSGGLETWLLENGYSVPPGARRVLGSYLRQGMKFFVAKVNLGEQKRLGFSYLRPIQVAYESAKFMLPLRLGMANADGPQELFVFAITKNGRVETTNYRTVRLPEGMDIPEYVKDDFPRFYRAMFTQQVEKENREAVFLEYAWNMSWCDPCAADPLSADELRSLGTFWVASPASGSNPPQPVPQTTFITRLHVRYDARHFPEDLVFQETSDQSNFQARYVLRHPWKGEGSCPGIREYHRSVRERRVKEAETLASLTGWDIASIRRKMGGGWSDDPDKPFPWWDQMWKN comes from the coding sequence ATGAAGCGCCTTCTTCTCTCCGGCAGCCTGCTTTGGATCGCCCTGCTCTGGGCCCAACCGGGGCATAGTTTCTGCGGCTTCTATGTCGCGCAGGGGAACGCGAAGCTCTTCAACCACGCCTCAAAGGTCGTCATGGTGCGGGACGGAGATCGGACCGTGCTCACCATGGCCAACGACTACAGCGGGGAGCCGTCGGAGTTCGCGATCGTGGTTCCCGTACCGACCGTCCTTGCCCGGGGTCAGATCCACGTGGGCGATCGGGCGGTCCTGGAGCACCTCGACGCCTACTCGGCCCCGCGTCTGGTCGAGTATTTCGATCCAGACCCTTGCATGCGGTACGAAGCGCTGGAGTCCGCGCCCATGGCGCAGGGGATGGCGCGGAAGGCCGCCGACGCGATGAACTCCGCGCGCGAACGATCGCTCGGAGTCCGGATCGAAGCCCGCTACACGGTCGGCGAATACGACATCTTGATCCTCTCCGCGAAGCAAAGCGGCGGGCTCGAGACATGGCTCCTGGAGAACGGCTACTCCGTCCCGCCCGGCGCCCGGCGCGTCCTCGGGAGCTACCTCCGCCAGGGCATGAAATTTTTCGTCGCGAAGGTGAACCTGGGCGAACAGAAGCGGCTGGGCTTCTCCTACCTGCGCCCGATCCAGGTCGCATACGAATCGGCGAAGTTCATGCTCCCGCTCAGGCTCGGTATGGCGAACGCGGATGGGCCGCAGGAGCTCTTCGTCTTCGCGATCACGAAGAACGGTCGCGTCGAGACGACCAACTACCGCACCGTCCGGCTCCCCGAGGGCATGGACATACCGGAGTACGTGAAGGATGACTTCCCGCGCTTCTATCGCGCGATGTTCACCCAGCAAGTCGAGAAGGAAAATCGTGAGGCCGTGTTCCTCGAGTACGCCTGGAACATGAGCTGGTGTGATCCCTGCGCGGCGGACCCGCTCTCCGCGGACGAGCTGCGGAGCCTCGGGACGTTCTGGGTCGCCTCGCCCGCGTCCGGCTCGAACCCGCCCCAGCCGGTTCCCCAGACCACGTTCATCACCCGCCTTCACGTGCGGTACGACGCGCGGCATTTCCCGGAGGACCTGGTCTTTCAGGAGACATCCGACCAGAGCAATTTCCAAGCGCGGTACGTGCTTCGGCATCCGTGGAAGGGGGAAGGCTCCTGCCCCGGCATCCGCGAGTATCACCGGAGCGTCCGGGAGCGCCGCGTGAAGGAGGCCGAGACCCTGGCCTCGCTCACCGGGTGGGACATTGCTTCGATCCGGAGAAAGATGGGCGGGGGCTGGTCCGATGATCCGGACAAGCCGTTCCCCTGGTGGGACCAGATGTGGAAGAACTGA
- a CDS encoding DUF1028 domain-containing protein, producing the protein MVPLLRPARRVYSKDPTWPALTARANSGRLAAWHRLGATLTWLGTQPISRGEEMSHLHIPRTAGSRIGASLAVLVWLGVSGASPATAASDRGTFSIVAYDSVTQEMGVAVQSKYFSVGTDVPWAEAGVGAVATQARVDPSFGLKALGLLRTGLRAADVLRALAATDSVWDSRQLGIVDARGGVANWTGSKCLDWAGGEAGADFVCQGNILAGPAVVSGMAKAYRESKGEMAERLLAALDAAQAAGGDKRGMQSAALLVVRPNATRPQFTQRYIDLRVEDHKTPIKELRRLLEIQEGFHGADNHLFYADQYEAAGRADLATRERERVAETLRRALGRGERDASMLNGLAWACATHDLYLEDALKAAERAASLEPRNVDILDTLAEVYFRHGNPAKAIEVESRAASIDPKSQYLKDQIERFRRGGGG; encoded by the coding sequence ATGGTGCCTCTCCTACGCCCGGCCCGGCGGGTGTATTCCAAGGATCCTACTTGGCCGGCGTTGACCGCAAGGGCAAATTCGGGGAGACTCGCCGCGTGGCACCGGTTAGGAGCTACCCTGACCTGGCTCGGCACCCAACCGATCAGCCGAGGAGAAGAGATGAGTCACCTCCACATTCCACGGACGGCCGGATCCCGGATCGGAGCGAGCCTCGCCGTGCTCGTTTGGCTCGGCGTTTCGGGCGCCTCGCCTGCCACCGCCGCATCGGATCGCGGCACCTTCTCGATCGTCGCCTACGACTCGGTTACGCAGGAGATGGGCGTCGCGGTTCAGTCCAAGTACTTCAGCGTTGGGACCGATGTTCCATGGGCCGAGGCGGGCGTCGGGGCTGTCGCGACGCAGGCGCGCGTCGATCCTTCCTTCGGGCTCAAGGCGCTCGGTCTCCTCCGTACCGGTTTGAGAGCGGCGGATGTGCTGCGCGCCCTGGCCGCGACCGACTCGGTGTGGGATTCGCGCCAGCTCGGAATTGTGGATGCGCGCGGGGGCGTCGCGAACTGGACGGGGAGCAAGTGCCTCGACTGGGCGGGCGGCGAGGCGGGCGCCGATTTCGTCTGCCAGGGAAATATCCTGGCCGGCCCGGCGGTCGTGTCCGGGATGGCGAAAGCGTACCGCGAGAGCAAGGGGGAGATGGCGGAGCGCCTCCTCGCGGCGCTCGATGCGGCGCAGGCCGCGGGGGGCGACAAGCGGGGCATGCAGTCCGCGGCGCTCCTCGTGGTTCGCCCGAACGCGACGCGGCCTCAGTTCACGCAGCGATACATCGATCTTCGCGTGGAGGACCACAAGACCCCCATCAAGGAGCTGAGGCGCCTGCTCGAGATCCAGGAGGGGTTCCACGGCGCGGACAACCACCTCTTCTACGCCGACCAGTACGAGGCCGCGGGACGCGCGGACCTGGCGACGCGCGAACGCGAGCGCGTGGCGGAGACCCTGCGCCGCGCCCTCGGACGGGGGGAGCGGGATGCCTCGATGCTGAACGGGCTCGCCTGGGCCTGCGCGACCCACGATCTTTATCTCGAGGACGCGCTCAAGGCCGCCGAGCGTGCCGCGTCGCTCGAGCCCAGGAACGTGGACATCCTGGACACGCTCGCGGAGGTCTATTTCCGTCACGGAAACCCGGCGAAGGCGATCGAGGTCGAATCCCGGGCCGCCTCGATCGACCCGAAGAGCCAGTATCTGAAAGACCAGATCGAGCGCTTCCGCAGGGGCGGCGGAGGATAG